One Panicum virgatum strain AP13 chromosome 9K, P.virgatum_v5, whole genome shotgun sequence genomic region harbors:
- the LOC120651180 gene encoding nodulin-related protein 1-like → MAEGKDSGDLFSSSKLVADAAASVFQHKNAYNIDKKEIAGAAADILHAASSYGKLEDRPAGQYIKKAEDYLQNFSSGPTAGVEKPAGDSPAPAPSDDAPKHAEPAEAPKEPEPVPAAKEGESEGFRLDDVVKGAEQLVEKQGGEGGSAGAGGLFEMAEGFLK, encoded by the coding sequence ATGGCAGAGGGCAAAGACTCCGGCGACCTTTTCTCCAGCAGCAAGCTAGTCGCGGACGCTGCCGCGTCGGTGTTCCAGCATAAGAACGCATACAACATTGACAAAAAGGAGATCGCCGGAGCAGCTGCAGATATCCTGCACGCGGCGTCCTCTTAcggcaagttggaggacaggcCGGCCGGGCAGTACATCAAAAAAGCCGAGGACTACCTGCAGAATTTCAGCTCTGGTCCGACCGCTGGCGTTGAGAAGCCTGCAGGCGACTCCCCAGCCCCTGCCCCCTCAGACGACGCGCCGAAGCATGCTGAGCCGGCGGAGGCGCCCAAGGAACCGGAGCCTGTACCTGCCGCGAAGGAAGGCGAGTCCGAGGGGTTCAGACTGGACGACGTCGTGAAGGGCGCTGAGCAGCTGGTGGAGAAGCAGGGCGGCGAAGGCgggagcgccggcgccggtgggcTGTTTGAGATGGCCGAGGGGTTCCTGAAGTAG